Proteins encoded together in one Candidatus Lariskella endosymbiont of Epinotia ramella window:
- the lpxD gene encoding UDP-3-O-(3-hydroxymyristoyl)glucosamine N-acyltransferase — translation MGVYDSFWHSRRTSVKEIASVSDCKIVGSSNSIVEGVATLKNAAKSDISFFNNPKYLEDFKNTSAGACIIKESDMEFAPKGLTCLVTKNPYVAWAKALDFIYLDKEEKRSISSDAYIDGTAKIGKNCLIEPGVFIGSRTIIGDNCIIRGNSYIGEAVVIGSNVVINPNVTILFAEIGERCILHSGVRIGHEGFGFANDGVEIIKVKQLGRVIIGKNVEIGANSCIDRGAIEDTVIGDNTKLSNMVQIAHNVSVGSSCFFAGQVGIAGSTTIGNFVMLGGQVGIAGHLNIADNVSVAAQSGVMTDIPKNQKFGGCPAVPMMQWHRQTITLKKLTSK, via the coding sequence ATGGGAGTGTATGATTCATTTTGGCATTCTAGAAGGACTAGTGTTAAAGAGATAGCTTCTGTATCTGATTGTAAAATAGTTGGAAGTTCAAATTCCATTGTAGAAGGTGTTGCAACACTAAAGAATGCTGCAAAATCAGACATATCATTTTTTAATAATCCTAAGTATTTAGAGGATTTTAAAAATACGAGTGCTGGAGCTTGCATAATAAAAGAGAGTGACATGGAGTTTGCGCCAAAAGGTCTAACATGTCTTGTTACAAAAAATCCTTATGTAGCTTGGGCAAAAGCTTTGGATTTTATTTATTTAGATAAAGAAGAGAAAAGGTCTATCTCTTCGGATGCATATATTGATGGCACTGCTAAGATTGGTAAAAATTGTTTGATAGAACCTGGAGTTTTTATAGGTTCTAGGACTATTATAGGAGATAATTGTATAATAAGAGGCAATAGTTATATAGGAGAAGCTGTTGTTATAGGTAGTAATGTAGTTATAAATCCTAATGTGACTATATTATTCGCAGAAATAGGTGAAAGATGTATATTGCATAGTGGTGTGAGAATTGGGCATGAAGGATTTGGTTTTGCAAATGATGGTGTTGAAATAATAAAAGTGAAACAGTTGGGCAGAGTTATAATAGGGAAAAATGTTGAAATTGGTGCAAATAGTTGCATAGATAGAGGAGCAATAGAAGATACTGTGATTGGAGATAATACTAAGCTTAGTAATATGGTACAGATAGCGCACAATGTTTCGGTAGGTTCCAGTTGTTTTTTTGCCGGACAGGTTGGTATAGCTGGTAGCACAACAATAGGAAACTTTGTCATGCTGGGAGGACAAGTAGGAATTGCAGGACATCTCAATATTGCAGATAATGTTTCTGTTGCTGCTCAGTCTGGAGTAATGACTGATATTCCTAAAAATCAAAAATTTGGTGGGTGCCCTGCTGTTCCTATGATGCAATGGCATAGACAGACTATTACATTAAAAAAGCTAACTTCTAAGTAG
- the fabZ gene encoding 3-hydroxyacyl-ACP dehydratase FabZ has product MDKNFSTLQVTKIMELIPHRYPFLLIDRLLEVKAGEGAIALKNVTINENFFVGHFPSHPVMPGVLIIEAMAQAAAAFITLDQGLHSSDKVIYFMSIENAKFRKPVIPGDALYLHVSKIQGRQNVCKMRGEARVDEVVVAEAVFSAMLVDRENKL; this is encoded by the coding sequence ATGGATAAAAATTTTTCAACGCTTCAAGTTACAAAAATAATGGAGCTAATACCACATCGGTATCCGTTTTTATTGATAGATCGTCTTCTTGAAGTAAAGGCGGGCGAGGGTGCTATTGCACTTAAGAATGTAACTATAAATGAGAATTTTTTTGTTGGACATTTTCCTAGTCATCCTGTGATGCCTGGTGTTCTAATAATAGAAGCAATGGCACAGGCTGCTGCTGCTTTCATTACACTGGATCAGGGTCTACATTCTTCAGATAAGGTTATATATTTTATGTCTATAGAAAATGCTAAGTTTCGCAAGCCAGTAATTCCTGGAGATGCGCTATATCTACATGTCAGCAAAATTCAGGGTAGACAGAATGTGTGTAAGATGCGTGGAGAGGCTCGTGTAGATGAAGTTGTAGTAGCAGAGGCAGTTTTCTCTGCAATGCTAGTGGATAGAGAAAATAAGTTGTAG
- the lpxA gene encoding acyl-ACP--UDP-N-acetylglucosamine O-acyltransferase codes for MNNIHPTAIISGSAKISDGVQVGPYCIVGPNVELSSNVTLHSHVCVDGHTYIGSETQVFPFASIGYPPQDLKFNGEDSQLIIGKNNIIREYVTMHPGTSSGGMKTVIGNNCLFMVGAHVAHDCVVGDNVILANNATLGGHVVVGDFAILGGLAAVHQFVRIGRHSIIGGLSAVVKDVIPYASVAGDRAKLLGINITGMKRRNFSRKQIRAALDAFEMIFVQETGGTLEERAATAAAKYQDCINVKEIFEFITTNSTRTICLTTQHKDTADE; via the coding sequence ATGAATAATATACATCCAACAGCTATAATAAGCGGATCGGCAAAGATCAGCGATGGAGTTCAAGTGGGGCCATACTGTATAGTAGGGCCAAATGTAGAGCTATCAAGCAATGTTACCCTTCATTCGCATGTTTGTGTAGATGGGCATACTTACATTGGTTCTGAAACTCAAGTATTTCCATTTGCTTCTATAGGTTATCCACCTCAAGATCTAAAGTTCAATGGGGAAGATTCACAACTTATAATAGGGAAAAATAATATAATCAGGGAATATGTCACTATGCACCCTGGCACAAGTTCAGGAGGTATGAAGACTGTAATTGGGAATAACTGTTTATTTATGGTTGGAGCGCATGTTGCACATGATTGTGTTGTTGGAGATAATGTAATTTTAGCTAATAATGCTACTCTTGGTGGACATGTTGTAGTTGGAGACTTTGCAATTTTGGGAGGGCTTGCAGCAGTTCACCAATTTGTTAGAATCGGTAGACACTCTATAATCGGTGGTTTGAGCGCGGTTGTTAAGGATGTAATTCCTTATGCTAGTGTTGCTGGAGATAGAGCAAAACTACTAGGAATTAACATTACTGGTATGAAGAGAAGAAATTTCTCTAGAAAACAGATTCGAGCTGCTTTAGATGCATTTGAGATGATTTTTGTGCAGGAAACTGGAGGAACGCTTGAAGAAAGAGCTGCGACGGCTGCAGCAAAATATCAGGATTGCATTAATGTAAAAGAGATATTCGAATTTATTACTACAAATAGTACAAGAACAATTTGTTTAACAACACAACATAAAGATACAGCGGACGAATAA
- a CDS encoding LpxI family protein — translation MTQIKLPYKEQPVEIDKLGIIAGSGLLPRHVYDACIEQGIEVHVIGLENQTSRDLFQGVEIEFFPVHSVKKIINKMNAIGIKYVVCAGVVKRTSLSKLLLDFKAAKLLAMIMKAGLNDNAILGAVLEFLEREGFVIIPPEKIATQIVAKSGSMGSVKPTPSAMQDIRKGAKILKGIAAFDIGQALVMQNGLVLGVEAVEGTDQLIERCGKVQQKGESCILLKVTKPQQDKRIDLPCIGPDTITRLHQYHFHGVAVEAGVSLILDKKETIRRADELGVFVFGLDAD, via the coding sequence ATGACACAGATAAAACTCCCTTACAAAGAGCAACCTGTAGAAATAGATAAGCTTGGTATTATAGCGGGCAGTGGCTTATTGCCTAGGCATGTTTATGATGCATGTATAGAACAAGGAATAGAAGTACATGTAATCGGTCTTGAAAATCAGACGTCCAGGGATTTATTTCAAGGAGTGGAGATTGAATTTTTTCCAGTTCATTCTGTTAAAAAAATAATTAATAAGATGAATGCTATTGGGATTAAATATGTAGTATGTGCTGGAGTAGTTAAGAGGACAAGTCTCTCAAAGCTGCTTTTAGATTTTAAGGCAGCAAAGCTTCTGGCGATGATTATGAAAGCTGGACTCAATGACAACGCTATACTTGGTGCAGTTTTGGAATTTCTGGAGAGGGAAGGGTTTGTAATAATTCCACCAGAGAAGATAGCGACTCAAATTGTAGCGAAAAGCGGGAGCATGGGATCTGTTAAGCCAACTCCTAGCGCGATGCAAGATATTCGGAAAGGTGCTAAGATTTTAAAAGGAATTGCAGCTTTTGATATAGGACAAGCGCTTGTTATGCAAAATGGCTTAGTGCTTGGTGTTGAGGCAGTGGAGGGAACTGATCAGCTAATTGAACGTTGTGGGAAGGTTCAGCAAAAAGGTGAATCATGTATCTTGCTGAAGGTTACGAAACCTCAGCAGGATAAGAGAATTGATCTGCCGTGTATAGGACCTGATACAATTACACGTCTTCATCAGTATCATTTTCATGGTGTTGCTGTGGAAGCTGGAGTTTCGTTAATTCTTGATAAAAAAGAGACAATTAGAAGAGCTGATGAACTTGGTGTTTTTGTTTTCGGTCTTGATGCAGACTGA
- the aspS gene encoding aspartate--tRNA ligase, protein MHKYRTHNCGELRISHIGQTVKLSGWVHRKRDHGGLLFLDVRDHYGITQIVASKDFGLSESAYNTISELSYETVITLVGEVLKRSDDTVNKSIPTGEIEVAIRELIVESVADVLPMQVNSDQQFPEETRLKYRFLDLRREKLHSNIMLRNSVIQSIRKRMQEAGFFEFQTPILTASSPEGARDFLVPSRLHPGKFYALPQAPQQFKQLLMISGFDRYFQIAPCFRDEDARADRAPGEFYQLDIEMSFVTQEDVFSTIEPVISGLFKEFSNKKVDSIFPRMKHSDAILKYGTDKPDLRNPIIICDVTEVFAESSFTIFREGISKGNCVRAIPAPNTAAASRSFFDKMIAFAQTELGAAGLAYIVFENDDTAKGPIAKFLSKEQLKLLKEKAGLKTGDSVFFVCDNIVSAPKLAGKVRSKLADELDILEKDAFRFCWIVDFPFFEWNEDEKRIDFSHNPFSMPQGGMQALINADTNEKKLSITAYQYDIVCNGVELSSGAIRNHHPDLMYLAFQIAGYSREIVDERFGGMIRAFKYGAPPHGGVAPGIDRIVMLLADEPNIREVIAFPLNQNAEDLLMNAPSFASSKQLKELGITHSLIAKK, encoded by the coding sequence ATGCATAAGTATCGTACACACAATTGTGGTGAGTTAAGAATTTCTCATATTGGTCAAACAGTTAAACTCTCAGGCTGGGTTCATAGAAAAAGAGATCACGGTGGTTTATTATTTCTTGATGTTCGTGATCATTATGGAATCACACAAATAGTGGCCTCTAAAGATTTTGGATTAAGCGAAAGTGCGTATAATACAATATCTGAGCTAAGTTATGAAACAGTGATCACTTTAGTAGGTGAGGTTTTAAAGCGCTCTGATGATACTGTGAATAAATCCATTCCAACTGGAGAAATTGAAGTTGCAATTCGAGAATTGATTGTAGAATCTGTTGCTGATGTCTTGCCAATGCAAGTTAATTCAGATCAGCAGTTCCCAGAGGAAACTAGATTAAAATATAGATTTCTTGATTTGAGACGAGAAAAATTGCACTCCAATATAATGTTAAGAAATAGCGTAATACAAAGTATACGCAAAAGGATGCAGGAAGCAGGATTTTTTGAGTTTCAAACTCCTATTTTGACTGCAAGTTCTCCTGAGGGAGCTAGAGATTTTTTGGTTCCAAGTAGGTTACATCCAGGAAAATTTTATGCATTGCCTCAAGCACCGCAGCAATTCAAGCAGTTGCTTATGATCTCTGGGTTTGATAGGTATTTTCAAATCGCTCCATGTTTTAGGGATGAGGATGCAAGAGCTGATAGAGCGCCAGGTGAATTTTATCAACTTGATATAGAGATGTCATTCGTTACTCAAGAGGACGTATTTTCTACAATAGAACCTGTAATATCTGGTCTGTTCAAAGAATTCTCAAATAAAAAAGTAGATTCTATTTTTCCTAGAATGAAGCATAGTGATGCTATTTTGAAATATGGCACTGATAAGCCTGACTTAAGGAATCCAATTATTATATGCGATGTAACTGAAGTATTTGCAGAGTCAAGTTTTACCATATTTAGAGAGGGGATATCTAAGGGTAATTGTGTTAGGGCTATACCTGCACCCAATACTGCTGCTGCGTCCAGAAGTTTTTTTGATAAAATGATTGCATTCGCTCAAACTGAGCTTGGTGCAGCTGGACTCGCTTATATAGTATTTGAAAATGATGATACTGCAAAAGGTCCTATAGCTAAATTTTTGTCAAAAGAGCAACTGAAACTGCTAAAGGAAAAAGCTGGTCTAAAAACCGGAGATTCTGTGTTTTTTGTGTGTGATAACATAGTGAGTGCGCCAAAACTTGCAGGAAAGGTTCGTTCTAAGTTAGCTGATGAATTAGATATCTTAGAAAAAGATGCGTTTAGATTTTGTTGGATAGTGGATTTTCCATTTTTTGAATGGAATGAAGATGAGAAGAGAATAGATTTTTCACATAATCCTTTCTCAATGCCACAAGGTGGAATGCAAGCTCTGATTAATGCAGATACTAATGAAAAAAAACTTTCTATCACAGCTTATCAGTATGACATCGTATGTAATGGGGTGGAGCTATCTAGTGGAGCCATAAGAAACCATCATCCAGATTTGATGTATCTAGCTTTTCAAATTGCAGGATATAGCAGAGAGATCGTAGATGAGAGGTTTGGTGGAATGATCAGAGCTTTTAAGTATGGAGCTCCTCCTCATGGAGGAGTTGCGCCTGGTATAGATAGAATTGTCATGTTGCTGGCAGATGAGCCAAATATACGAGAAGTGATAGCATTTCCTCTAAATCAGAATGCAGAAGATCTTTTGATGAATGCTCCGTCATTTGCTTCTTCAAAGCAGTTGAAAGAGCTTGGTATAACTCACAGCTTGATAGCAAAAAAGTAG
- the nrdR gene encoding transcriptional regulator NrdR — protein sequence MKCPFCGFLDTFVRDSRPINDSSAIRRKRFCSNCGGRFLTFERMEAHEMLVLKKNGVKKSFDRAKLLKSLTIATRKRPIEPEDLENIATNIVKNLEKLGELEVSSTKIGELAMDELAMLDKVAHVRYASVYKDFHDVEDFVKFVNAIGSNKQT from the coding sequence ATGAAATGTCCCTTTTGTGGCTTTCTTGATACGTTTGTTCGTGATTCTAGACCTATAAATGACTCAAGCGCTATAAGAAGAAAGCGTTTTTGTTCGAATTGCGGTGGAAGATTTCTAACGTTTGAACGTATGGAAGCGCATGAGATGCTAGTGTTAAAGAAAAACGGAGTAAAAAAATCGTTTGACCGCGCTAAACTGTTAAAATCTCTCACAATCGCAACAAGAAAAAGGCCAATAGAACCAGAAGATCTGGAGAATATAGCGACTAATATAGTAAAAAATCTAGAGAAGCTTGGAGAACTTGAAGTAAGTAGTACTAAGATCGGAGAACTTGCTATGGATGAACTTGCTATGCTAGATAAAGTAGCGCATGTAAGATATGCGTCTGTTTATAAAGATTTTCATGATGTTGAAGACTTCGTAAAATTTGTAAACGCCATCGGTAGCAATAAACAGACTTAA
- a CDS encoding IS3 family transposase (programmed frameshift) — translation MSKKKNYTAEFKAKVALDAIQSQKGKAEICSEYKIPATNLYDWKDKAIRDLYQLFIPESEYTKKQKLSEQEIEKLHKIIGEISIENNFLKKKLPEINYEERKNMLEICADISIRRQAELLNIPRTKLYYKPVISDESEIANLIREIYLLSDCRYGYRKITADLHNQGKIINAKKVLRIMQEMEIEGLYPKSYRNTTIKNPEHKIYPYLLSGIEINRINQVWASDITYIKINGKFMYFTAIIDLHSRYIIGYDLSYSLEAGFCIALLERALATRVPEIFNTDQGSQYTSSEFIQKLQLKNVSISMDHVGRCFDNIYVERLWRTLKQEVIYYYRPDDIGSLEKRIEEFVPWYNNKRLHQALKYRTPASIYLS, via the exons ATGAGTAAAAAGAAAAATTATACGGCTGAATTTAAGGCAAAAGTGGCTCTAGATGCCATACAAAGTCAAAAGGGGAAAGCTGAAATATGTAGTGAATACAAAATTCCTGCAACTAATTTATATGACTGGAAAGATAAGGCTATCAGGGATTTGTATCAGCTTTTTATTCCAGAAAGTGAGTATACAAAAAAGCAAAAACTCTCTGAGCAAGAAATAGAAAAATTGCATAAAATTATTGGCGAGATAAGCATTGAAAATAATTTTCTCAAAAAAAAATTGC CAGAAATAAATTATGAAGAGAGAAAAAATATGTTAGAAATTTGTGCTGATATTTCTATAAGAAGACAAGCTGAGTTGCTGAATATTCCTAGAACTAAGTTGTATTACAAGCCAGTGATAAGTGATGAAAGTGAGATTGCAAATCTCATTAGGGAAATTTATTTATTATCAGATTGTAGATACGGGTATCGCAAGATAACAGCTGATTTGCATAACCAAGGTAAGATCATCAATGCTAAAAAGGTACTGAGAATAATGCAAGAAATGGAGATAGAAGGCTTATATCCTAAGAGCTATAGAAATACTACTATAAAGAATCCTGAACATAAAATTTATCCTTATTTACTATCAGGAATTGAAATCAATAGGATAAATCAAGTATGGGCAAGTGATATTACATATATAAAAATTAATGGCAAGTTCATGTATTTCACGGCTATTATTGATTTACACAGTAGATATATTATAGGCTATGATTTATCATATTCTCTGGAAGCAGGATTTTGCATAGCATTATTAGAAAGGGCATTGGCAACAAGAGTTCCAGAGATATTTAATACTGATCAAGGTTCGCAATATACCAGTAGTGAATTTATACAAAAATTACAACTAAAAAATGTAAGCATCAGTATGGATCATGTTGGCAGGTGTTTTGATAATATATATGTAGAAAGACTTTGGAGAACTTTAAAGCAAGAAGTGATCTATTATTATAGACCTGATGATATAGGCAGCTTGGAAAAAAGGATAGAAGAATTTGTACCTTGGTATAACAACAAAAGGTTACATCAAGCTTTAAAATATAGAACACCAGCTTCTATATATTTAAGCTAA
- a CDS encoding RluA family pseudouridine synthase: MLQEELPNKICISGDSLPIRLDRAIASNFTAYSRATIQKLIQNGNVRVSGKIVTDCSYQVKHPALVEFTKIQDQKKKQLPNSCAPLLVAFEDDDIIILDKPHGIAVHPTSNNSNKITLVDLLKLHCGKNLSDISGPLRPGIVHRLDANTSGLMVVAKNNAAHKILSDAFASKQVERLYIALVFGVPSLQSGIISANIKRSTRDRTKMTITNSGGRRAVTHYTVMETFRDKVSMLECRLDTGRTHQIRIHMSFKNHPIIGDKIYISSKNFNLSTLSKETTEAIASMSRQALHSYKISLQHPITNTNLMFESALPQDIQHILDLLRLDITS, translated from the coding sequence GTGCTACAAGAAGAATTACCAAATAAAATATGTATATCAGGAGACTCTCTACCGATCAGGTTAGATAGAGCTATAGCTTCAAATTTTACAGCTTATTCGCGAGCAACTATCCAAAAACTCATACAAAATGGTAACGTAAGAGTGTCTGGAAAAATAGTAACAGACTGCTCATATCAAGTCAAACATCCAGCTTTAGTAGAGTTTACTAAAATTCAAGATCAAAAGAAAAAACAACTACCAAACAGCTGCGCTCCACTTTTAGTTGCTTTTGAAGATGACGACATCATCATATTAGATAAACCACATGGCATCGCTGTGCACCCTACATCTAATAATTCAAATAAAATTACTCTTGTAGATTTGCTTAAACTGCACTGCGGTAAAAATCTATCTGATATATCAGGGCCTCTAAGGCCTGGAATAGTACATAGATTAGATGCCAACACCTCGGGCCTTATGGTAGTTGCAAAAAATAATGCTGCGCATAAAATACTTTCAGATGCCTTTGCCAGCAAGCAAGTTGAGAGATTATATATTGCACTAGTGTTTGGAGTCCCATCGCTGCAAAGTGGTATAATCTCAGCAAATATAAAAAGAAGTACAAGAGATAGGACTAAAATGACTATAACAAATAGCGGAGGCAGAAGAGCTGTTACACACTATACAGTAATGGAAACTTTCAGAGATAAAGTCAGTATGCTGGAGTGCAGACTTGATACAGGAAGAACTCATCAAATCAGAATACACATGAGCTTCAAAAACCACCCTATCATTGGAGATAAGATTTACATATCATCTAAGAATTTTAACCTAAGTACGCTAAGCAAAGAAACAACAGAAGCTATCGCCTCTATGTCCAGACAAGCATTACATTCCTACAAAATCTCATTGCAACATCCTATAACTAACACTAATTTAATGTTTGAGAGCGCTCTACCTCAGGATATACAACATATATTAGACTTGCTACGTTTAGATATCACTTCGTAA
- a CDS encoding phosphatidylglycerophosphatase A: protein MFRRKKFSARSTSMFLMNAKRMTIETRFSFSTVVATWFYIGKFPIMPGTIASICTYPIYYFMIISSTSYSEISLSFFIVTAILWLLGLYSVSVFQKETHSFDHQMIVIDEIVGQLLTFAISYEFLDNISRFLYFEFEAVSMRTMTLSFIIGVCAFRFFDIAKPFFIKNIDKNYKGAFGVMLDDIVAGIFAGGSIYICHIVLDKLRYL from the coding sequence ATGTTTAGAAGAAAAAAGTTTTCTGCTCGCAGCACATCCATGTTTCTTATGAATGCAAAGCGCATGACTATAGAAACACGTTTCAGCTTTTCTACGGTAGTAGCAACTTGGTTCTATATAGGAAAATTTCCGATTATGCCAGGTACAATTGCCTCGATATGTACGTACCCAATATATTACTTCATGATTATAAGCTCAACATCATATAGTGAGATTTCACTCTCATTCTTTATAGTAACAGCTATACTCTGGCTCTTAGGACTTTATTCGGTAAGTGTCTTTCAGAAAGAAACTCATTCTTTCGATCACCAAATGATTGTAATAGATGAAATAGTCGGACAGCTTTTAACGTTTGCAATCTCATACGAATTCCTTGATAATATTAGTAGGTTTCTCTATTTCGAATTTGAAGCTGTGAGTATGCGTACTATGACTCTATCTTTTATTATAGGAGTTTGTGCTTTTAGATTCTTTGATATAGCAAAGCCGTTTTTTATAAAAAATATAGATAAAAACTACAAAGGTGCTTTTGGCGTCATGTTAGATGATATTGTTGCTGGAATATTTGCAGGTGGCTCTATCTATATTTGTCATATTGTGTTGGATAAGTTGCGTTATTTATAA